DNA from Equus asinus isolate D_3611 breed Donkey chromosome 17, EquAss-T2T_v2, whole genome shotgun sequence:
GTCCCTGTTGGATGGTGTTGGGAGTGGCCCTTGTCAGGAAACCAGGGCTAAAACTGTGACCCTAATCAACACACAAGCCCTGAGTGTAGATTCGGCTCTGCGCTCTGCACGCTGTGAGGAGCTCCACAGATTCCACTGTGCACATGCCATCTTCCTTTCACAGAGCTTAGTGAATATCTTGTCTtgttggagaaagaaaatgcacaCAGAAACCCGTATTTTGAAATGTAAGACCAGTGCCCTtatgtcattattttcattttttacaacGTTCTTTTGGATGTATAACATGCATTTTGTCAAGTATGGTACGCTGTGGGTGTGTAATACGTGGCAAAAATTAGTGGATATTGTTGTGCTTATATTATAAACGACTGTGTGTTCCAGAACAGTAGGGGGCTGTGTCCTAACATATTCCCAGGCCTTATATAGAGTTGACCATAGAGCAGGGTGTCTGATATTGGGTTTCCCAAGGAgaagaccctgagacaaggacttgTGTGCCAATTTATTTGGGAAGTGCAAGGGTACTAGTAGCGAAGAGAATAATTCACAAGAAAATATGTGTTGTAAAGACAGCTGCCTCCAGGGGTAACTGGAAGTTAATTCCCCTGGGAAATGGTACCCAGGACATGCCTTAGAATTATTCCACCCGAGGGACTGGGGTGCTCAGATAACCACTCTTGAGAGTTGTCGGCTGTACCTGGGACATGTTAATTTCTTAGCACATTAAGGTAGCCACAGTCTGTAGGACATTGATGGTCCACCGTGAAAGATTCAAGAGAGATGGATGGGGTCCTGGCAGAACCTGTACCTAGGTGCCTGGTAATTTGGTGCTGTATGAAAAGAGCTAGCTGAGCCCATTCCTCTGTCTCCAGGACGGCCCCACAAACCCCATCTCATGTTTCATCCTGCTTGAGAGTAATAACGTCTGGTCCCTTTCACGACAGACAGCGGAGTAGGGAGTCACTGTAGGACAGAAAGTTCATGAGGCTAAGCCGAGTGGATCAATgatcagaggaaaaataaatcaatttaagAAAACCAATTTTACTGCTCAGGGTAAAGgtaggggaggcaggcaggggaaagGAGGCAGTGTCTTAGAAGGGGGAAGCTCTGAAGTCTTGACTGGGTCCCACTCAGAAGGAACAGACAAAAGGGAGGGCTGTGATGCAATGAGATAGTCTCCAGTGACCTGTGAAGGCAGAACCAGAAGGGGCCTTCAGCCTCTTGTTTCCCCTGACTCAGCCCTAGGAGtcttcactccccaccccaccccacacttCAGTGGAGATGAAGTCTGTAGATTCAGGAGGCGTCTCCCTTGAAGGCTCCAGCTCTTCCTCGCAACTCCTCTGGGAGCCCATCCCACCTCCCCAGGCCTTTTCAGATTTCATCCCCACACCCATCTCACCTTGGGTATACATGGACACACAGTTGCCACCAGAGACCGAAGGCTCGCCAGCAGCCCACAACCAAAAATCCCAGGCACTACCATCCGTCCAAGAAAAGCGCCTGGAGCTACCCTAGAGGATagaggagggagaaggtgggTTGGAGCATGAGGCAAAAGAAAGACAGGTAGGCAGAGCTGGCACTTTCCCTGTCTGTTCCTCCTGCTGTCTGCCAGGTATTTTCCTTGACTATTGGACCACGATGGACACTGTTCTGGTCAACCGAAATGTTGCTCCACAGCGATCATCACCATCATATCCTATGCATCCCTGTGATGGATTCATCCTTCTGGCCCTAACAAGAGGCGGGACAGGAGTATCATCCCCATCCTAGAAATGAGGAACCAGGCTCACATTGCTGGCCAAGTCATAGAGACACTCACAGGCTGAGCAGAACTTGAATCCAAAGCTCCTAATTCTAAATCCTTGGCTATTCCTGATACCTAGCAGCCCCTTTGATGTCTTGCCCAGGTGTCTGTTTATCCCCAGTTCTTCAGGGGATCATAGAGCAAAAGCACACAGAAACCTGCAGTAAGTTGTGCACTAACTTGGGTCAAGAGTGGCTCCCTTAGAGCTGGGACACATCTTACCCAGCCTGTGACTGCACCTCCGATCCACACATAACTCTGGTAGACAACACGGGCTAAGCAATGGATGTGGTAGTTAGAGTTGAGGTTATGGATGGAGGCAAGGTTGCCCCGGTAGCAAGTCCGGCAATAATCCTGCAAGCcagaacaaaagaggaaaatgaagagccCCTCCCACAGGAATTCACACTACCTTAACCCTGGGTCTCGAAGTCTCCACAATTCATTCCCcgactccccaccccaaccccacagCCATTTGAAAACTGGAGATCAAAACATAACTTCTGTTTCCACATGATCCACAACTCTTATCCCCCTTACCCACCTCTAACGCCTAAGAAGGCCTCAGCCCATGCTGACACCACCAGGGTCCTCAGTGAGGAAAATAAGCAGTGACACAGAGGCCAGAGACATCCCCTCCAtgcccttctccccagcccaggcctcagtcTCAGCCACAGGTGACTCACCTGAGCTTGATGAAACATCATGGCTGTCGTCACCACAATAAATCGGGAGGTCTTGCATCCAGGGATGCCTTCCAGTTTGATTGTATCCTCTTCATTAGGGCACTGAAAGTCTTTGTCCACCTCTTCTAGGGCTGAGACAGACTTGACAAGCCCCTCTTCCTCAGGGGCATCTTCACTGCCAgagcctccctcctcctctccttccagcagCATCAGTCCCTCCCTAGGTGCCACCATTGCCCCACGTTCTGGCATCTCCCTATCCTGAGGCAGGGTGTCATCTCCCAAGGGGTTCTCAAAGTTGGATGTTTCAGTCCCTGGCAGAGAGAAAGGCCAAATGCTCCTCCTTCACAtcactctcccttcccccagagaACGATGGACAGTTCCCACCTTGCCCTAGGCATCTGAGGGCTCAGCCTTGGAAAGAGAGGAACTTGAAACAAGGCTCCCTGAGGAGAACCCAGCCTCCCACATGAGGTCATGGTGTTAAGAGCAAGGTCTTAGCGTCAAGGGGTTGTGGGTTTGCGTACCGATCCCATCATCTGCTAGCTTTACTTTATTTGTGATATGGATGTACAAATGGGCAAGTTCCCAAGGGGAGCTTGTGGGGATgatatgaggattaaaggagatgatGCGTAGAAAATGTTTAGCACAGTGCACTCAGTGAGCTCAAAGTAAAAGGAAGTCATTATTCTGATCATCGTTAACATTATGAAGAAAGGGCAAAACTGAGAATATCATGCTATAACCAAGACTTCAGATATACAGATGCCCTGAAGAGTGCCTTTAACACCAGGCTCTAGAGACCCTGCTCCTTTAAAGGCAGAGATCCTGGAATAGGGGATAGCCAGAGAAGGTCGTGACTTTGTGACTCTCACCTTATGTAATGTAGAAAggagcaaaggagagaaagaaagactgaaaaacaaagagactTACTTAGATGAAGGGCTGAAACTGCCCCAAATAGAAGAGCCAGAAGTAGGGGGAGTTTCATCTTGACTTTGTCCTGAAATGGAGAACACAGTTtgtcataaacacacacacataacagcAAGACCATTAGGGACCTTGGGAGTGAGGTGGAGAAAGGGTAGGCATTAATAGAAGTTAAGATGGACCAGAAAAGCTAATACTGAGCCCAGCCCCTGAGGCTCCAGAATGCTAGCATAGAATGAAGCAGACCATAAGGGACAGCCAAGGTTGGCTTTCCTGTGGACCTGAGTGTGAATAAGggaattattacttttattttttgtacttAATGGGCCCCTCACAGTCTCTGAAACAAAGAAGATCCAGAAAAAATGATTATTGGCCTTCTTAGGAGTACACAGCACTTagaaagtgggttccctcctcaAAGCTCAAGAAGCCACATGGGCATCACTGCCTTCCCCAGACAAGGAGAGCTTTGGCATACCTCAGAAGGAATTGAAAGGTAGAGAATGAGAATTCCTGTCCCTGCTGACACCACGCCACCTGGAAGCTGCACACAGTGCCAGCCAGCCCTCCAGAACCTCCCAGTCCAGGCCAGACGCCTCCCAAAAGATTGAACATTTACTTGCAACCAGTTCCGCTACACTAGAAAGCACTTACCTACCAAGAAGTCTTCCGGGGTCCTGAGGAGTTCCGAAATCTCAGATCTTCTGTTGCTCCATCCCGCAGTGACATTTTATATAGTGGCCTTGGAGGaagttccccagaggaagaaaggTTTGCCACAGCCTGAGGGATGTGAGAGGGCTGATAATAACCCGCATTTCTTCACTTCCCTGGGGCGCCCACTCATTGCCTTCCAGCTTCTCTCCTGTCACCCTTTCCAGGAACCTGGAGGCCATTCTGAGATTGCTGGGAGCCAGTGGTTCCTATCCTGTACTGCATTTCAGAATATACTCGAAGCTTGTCCAAAATGCACAGCTCTCCTGCtttactggtgggaatgtgaactgCCACAGACATTTTGGAAATGAATCTGCCAATACCTATTGAAACTAAAAGTATCATTTGATCAATTTCAGTCTTTGGAGACTCTCCTGTGGAAAGAAAAGCACCTATAAGTGAGAACACTTTTACAAAGTTATGTATTGCTTTACAGTTTGTAGAAATGAAAGTTTCCACTGCAACAGGAGCTGACTCCCAGCTAGATGGATTGGTAGtgaatagaaaggaaggaaacaggggTATTCCAGGTGGAAGGAGCAACATGAGCAAAGGTGTGGAGGTGGGGTGACCTTGGCACATGCAGAGGACAGTGTCCTTTCGTTCATAAGTGATGCTAACAGCGTACACATGGGAAAGGACTGGGAAAAACAGGGAAGAATACATCCCATCTTAACCCAAGGAATGGAAATGTCCTTCCTCTTATCCACTGACTTAAGGAGATGGAAGCAGAAGTCAAGGAAATGACTCAACAAGAAACCAGACAGAAGCTTTGAGCTGGCTCCTGCTCACTCCCCTCCCTAAGCCCTGCCTGCAGGGCCACTTTGCATGTTGGATAGAACTCCTGCAGTCAATGACAAGATAGAGCTGATTCTTGGAGGCCAGATGGCCGCTCAGGCACCTCTACCCCAAGGAAAGTCTCCTGTAAGTCAGACAATCCACAAATCTGAAAGCCACAGCTTAGTAACCCTGGAAATTCCATTTCATGAACATCCAGTGGAGGTATGGAGCAATGGCTGAGGGTGTGTGTTCTGGAGTCTGACAGTCCAGGTTTGAATCTAGGatctatcacttactagctgtgtgaccctgaacaagttccttcacctctctgtACTTCATACCATCATTcataaagtggggataacagtacctacctcactaGGTAGTCAGTGTGTAGTGGACATACTGTGAGCTGCCTGACTCCCTTACCACCTTCCTGAGTTTTCTGGAACTCCTCCTCCTATGGATCTTGGTGGGGAGCGGGCCTCTCATTATTGAAGATGAAAGAGCCAAATAGGTTCCCAGCCTCCTTTACAGCTAAGCGATATGACTCTGCTCTATTCAACAGAAGCATCCATTCAAGCCTTTGAATGTGGACCTAATGACCAAAAAGTGGGGGCCACGAAGACCTCTCTCTGGTTGTGGCAATGGCAATATCACATTCCTGGCACTGCAGTGGCCATAGTGTTAGAAGATGGATCCAGAGTCCCTATGGTCCCAGCCACAGGGTCTGAATTATAGCAGCGGCAGGGGGGTCCTCCCCAGACCTGTCCTGTGTCCTGGTTTTGGCCCCAAGTCTGCTTCTGTAGCCCTTCCGGCATTTTTATTAGCTACCTCTCTTCCTTTTAACAAACTCATTTTTCTACTCAGATCAACCAGGGAGAGTTTCTTTTGCCTGCCACTAACATCCCTGAGCGATGCAGGAACTGACATTTAGTTATTGCTCAACAAATGACAGCTACTCATCTTAATAGGCAGAAGAGATCAGGGTCTTTGGGGCTGACCCACATTAATCAAACTCTCAAGAAACCAATGCCTATATCTGGTCCCAATAACATACTTTAGGTTGACCTATGCCAACAAGGGGCCCACTTGCTGGGCCCTCTGATCAGCACATTCTCTCCTTGTATCAAAAGCTACAGAGTGCTCAGTAGACCTAgagttttttattgaggttatggtagtttacaaccttgtgaaatcagttgtacattcttatttGTCAGGCATCTTATAGGTGCACCTCTtcgccctttgtgcccaccccccaccccctttccccctggtaaccactaatctgttctctttgtccatgtgtttgtttatcttccacatatgagtagagtcatacagagtttgtctttctctatctggcttatttcacttaacataataccttcaaggaccatccatgttgttgtgaatgggactattttatcctttttcatggctgagtagtatcccattttatgtatataccacatcttctttatccagtcatcagtcaatgggcacttatgttgcttccatatcttggctattgtgaataatgcttcgaTGAATATCGGGGTGCATtcatctctttgaattgctgatttcaagttctttggatagatacccagtggtgggatggctgggtcgtatggtattcctattttcaatttttttagaaatctccatactgttttccatagtcaatgcaccaatttgcattcccaagagcagtgtatgagggttcttttttcttcacaacctctccagcattgattttttgttttggttattttagccattgtaatgggtataaggtgatatcttagtgtagttttgatttgtatttccctgatcagtgatgatgagcatctttccatgtacctattagtcatctgtatatctttggagaaatgtctgttcatagctcatgcccattttttgatcaggttgtttgattttttgttgttgagttgcatgagttctttatatattatggagagtaaccctttattggatatatgacttgaaaatatttttttcccgttggtggattgtgtttttgtttcaaccCTGgtttccttgccttgtagaacctgtttagtctgatgaagttccaattgtttattctttctattgtttcccttgtctgagaagacacagtgtctgaaaagatctttttaagactgatgtcaaagagtatactgcctattattttcttctagaatccttatggtttcaggtcttacctttaggtctttgatctatttggagtttatttttgtgagtggtgtaaaaGAAttgtccattttcattcttttacatgtggctgtccagttttcccagcaccatttgttgaacagactttcttttctccattgtatgccctcagctcctttgtcgagatgaactgtccatagatgtgtgcttttatttctgggctttcaattctgttccattgatctgtgtgcctgtttttgtactaggaccatgcttttttgattactgtagctttgtagtacattttgaagtcagggattgtgacacctccagctttgttcttttttctcaggattgctttagcaattcagggtcttttgttgccccatatgaattttaggattctttgttctatttctgtgaagaatgtccttcggattctgattgggattgcattgagtgtgtagattgctttaggtagtatggacattttaactatgtttattcttccaatccatgtgcatggaatgccTTTCCATCGCTTTATGTCTTCATCAATTTcgttcaggaaagtcttgtagtcttcactgtataggtctttcacttccttggctaaatttattccgagatgttttattcttttcgttgtgattgtgcatgtgattgtgttcttgagttctctttctgttagtttatcttagagtatagaaatgctactgatttacataagtttattttgtaccctgcaagcTTGCTGTAATCGTTAATTACTTCTAGGAGCTTTCCAATgtattttttaaggttttctatatataagatcatgtcattggcaaacagagagagtttcacttcttccttgcctatttggattccttttatttctttttcctgcctaattgctctggccaaaacctccaggactatgttgaataagagtggtgagacttggcacccttttcttgttcctgttctcaaagggttgctttcagttttttccccattgagtacgatgttggcTGTGCATTTGTCATATGTGttccttattatgttgaggtactttcctcttatccattttattgagagattttatcataaatggctgttggatcttgtcaaatgctttctctgggtCTACTGAGATGATTACGTGCttcttgttcctcattttgttagtgtggtgtatcacattgattgacttgcagatgttgaaccatccctgtgtccctggtataaatcccacttgttcatggtgtaCGATCTTTGtagtgtattgctgtatttggtttgccaatattttagtgaggatttttgcgtctattttcatcagagatattggcctgtagttttccttctttgtattattcttgtCTGGTTTGGGGATCCGGATGATGTTGCCCTGGTAGTATGTGTTAgaaagtgctccatcttcctcagttgtctggaatagtttgagaaggataggtattaaatcttctttgaatcttcggtagaattctgcagagaagccacctggtcgtggacttttattttgggggaggtttttgattactgtttcaatctctttactcgtgattggtctattcagattctctttcttcctgattcagtttggggaggttgtaagagtctacgaatttatccatttcttctaggttgtccaatttgttggcatatagtttttcatagtattctcttataatcttctgtatttctctggtatccatttctcctctttcatttctgattttatttatttgagtcttctttttttctcagtgagcctggctaaaggtttgtcacttttgtttatttcctcaaagaatcagctcttcgtttcattgatcctttctactgtcttttttgtttcaatttcatttatttctgctctaatttttattatttccctccttctactgactttgggctttgttctttttctaattctgttaggtgtagtttgaggttgcttatttgagacttttcttgtttattaaggtgagcctgtattgtaatgaatttccctcttatgatcacttttgctgcatcccaaacgagatggtatgatgtgttttcattttcacttgtctccagataattgatttctccttatttcttcaatgatccattgggcATTCAGTATTGtgtcatttaatctccacatctttgccccttgtccagctttattcttgtaattgatttctggtttcatagcattatggttgaaaaagatgcttgatattatttcaaccctcttgaatttgttgaggcttgctttatttcccaacatatggtctatctttgggaatgttccatgcactcttgagaaggatgtgtaacctgctgtttttggatgaagtgttctatatatatctataaaggcCATCTGGtctag
Protein-coding regions in this window:
- the LOC123277956 gene encoding bone marrow proteoglycan-like, with translation MKLPLLLALLFGAVSALHLRTETSNFENPLGDDTLPQDREMPERGAMVAPREGLMLLEGEEEGGSGSEDAPEEEGLVKSVSALEEVDKDFQCPNEEDTIKLEGIPGCKTSRFIVVTTAMMFHQAQDYCRTCYRGNLASIHNLNSNYHIHCLARVVYQSYVWIGGAVTGWGSSRRFSWTDGSAWDFWLWAAGEPSVSGGNCVSMYTQGHWRLSHCITALPFVCSF